A window of the Penaeus monodon isolate SGIC_2016 chromosome 11, NSTDA_Pmon_1, whole genome shotgun sequence genome harbors these coding sequences:
- the LOC119578826 gene encoding uncharacterized protein LOC119578826, whose product MIRSLVANRLSVGPEYQETTSIRDMARRERLKCTTMDDQAKTAARDAVCSAGNIRRDLALCCSMQTVSNHLKNRISADSLGHIHSICQIPVPLVMLGKPCTETSPSHIRNRNIVITQAVTAGSDCALQTTQ is encoded by the exons ATGATTAGGTCTTTAGTAGCCAACCGTCTTTCTGTAGGTCCAGAGTATCAAGAAACAACCTCTATCAGAGACATGGCTAGACGTGAGCGACTTAAATGCACGACGATGGATGACCAG gccaAAACTGCTGCAAGGGACGCCGTCTGTTCTGCTGGCAACATCCGGCGGGACTTGGCATTATGCTGCAGCATGCAAACTGTCAGCAATCACCTCAAAAACAGGATTTCTGCAGATTCGCTTGGCCACATCCACTCAATTTGTCAGATCCCAGTCCCATTGGTAATGCTTGGGAAGCCATGTACAGAGACTTCCCCCAGTCATATTCGCAATCGTAATATCGTCATTACCCAAGCAGTTACGGCTGGGAGCGATTGCGCTCTGCAGACGACCCAGTGA